From the genome of Corallococcus macrosporus DSM 14697:
TCGCTGTCCTCGTAGGCGTGGACGTTGTTGCCGCGCGGAATGGTGTACTCGGCGCCGGCCACGCCGTTGGTGTCGTGCCAGCCATGGGGCGAGGCAGTCGGGTGGGCCGGGTTGGTGACGAGCACGCGCCCATCCGACGGCGGCAGGGGCGTGGTGTGGTTCGGGCTCTCCACCGGCATGGGGTAGACGCGGTACGTGTCGGCCGCCACCCAGTCGTAGCGCGTCCAGACCTCGCCCGTGGACGCGTCCACCGTGACGTCGTAGGCGTGCTCGTTGTCCGGGGTGTGGACCTGGAAGCGCCAGACCAGCCGCGCCTCACCGCGGCGGACGGGCAGCACCGCGAGCTCCGCGTCGATGGGCTCGGTGGACAGGCCCTCCACCGCCACGCGCGTGCGCTGACGCGCGCCGGGCTCGGCCTCGAGGGGCTGCGGCGCCGCGGGCAGGCGGACGCGCAGGTGCCTGGCCACGCCCATCACCGCGTCGGCGGCGCTCAGGCGAGGCGAGGCGGTGGCGATGGCGGACTCCAGGTTCGGGAGGAAGTCGCTGTGCACGCTGAGCACGCGCCCGTCGTGGCCCACGTTGATCTGCAACTGGCCGTTGTACACGGGCAGGCCCCGGTACGTCTGGCGCAGGTACAGGTTGGTGATGCCGCTCCGCTTCGAATAGACGCGGTCCGTCACCTCGAGGTTCGCCAGGTCGTTGAGCCCCAGCCCGAGCGCGTCCCGGTGCTTCTGGACGAAGTCCAGGCCAATGGCCAGCGCGTCACCGCTGCGCGGACCGGAGAGCGCACCCACCGGGTTGGTGAGCGAACGCACCAGGCCGCTGCCCTCGTCGAACTCCACCATCAGCTCCGGAACGGCCCGCCGCAGCGCTTCCTGGCTGGACGCCTGGGCGGACGTCACGCCAAACCGTGCCTGCGCGTTATAGGCATCACGGGCATCGTAATTGCGATTGCCGTGCTCCGAATGGACTGCCATTGCAGCGGAACCCGAGAGGGTTCCCACGAGAAACACCGCATGAAAAAGGCGCCTTCGGTAAGGACCTGAGGACATGTCGTGCTCCTGCACTGCGGGTTGACCGCTCACTCTGGGAGAAGCGGTGCTGAGGTGGTAGAAAGCACACTTTGCGTGAAAATAGCAAATAGCCAGCTAGTCTGGAATTCTGCGGTTTGGCGCAAAGGATTCGCACAGTCCCGCAGCATGACAAGCAATGACGCTGTGAAGGTTTGGAAGCGTTATTTATCCAACGCCGTCCGTTGAGCAGGAATTGGCCGGGGCATCAGCCTCTCCATCAGCGCGCCCACGGAGCGCGCCGGGTGGGCGCCGGGCTCGGAGATGCGCGCGGTCAGCCGGGCGGCGCACAGGCGTGCCACGGAGGACAGCACGAAGAGGACGTGCAGGTTCACCCAGGTGTGGCCGCCCAGGGTGAACTGGGTGGGCAGCGCGGCGGCGATGGCGCCTCCCAGCGCGGCCGCCGCGGCGTAGGCCAGACCGCCCGCGGTGGCGAAGGCGGCCAGGTAGAAGGGGCGGTTCTTCCGGGGGGCCACCGCGAGCGGCAGCTCGAAGATGGCCAGGCCGTGGCCGCTCCAGAGCGCGCCGGCGAGGAGGACGTCGAACAGCAGGGGCCACAGCGTCCCGGCGGTGGGCAGCAGCCAGAGGGCAGGGATGACGCCGATGCCCAGCGAGCAGGCCATCAGCACCGGCTGCGCGCCGCAGCGGTCAATCATCCGGCCCCACAGCGGCGCCGCGAGGATGCGCACGGCGGCCACGGCCGCGGCGTGCAGCGCCATGATGACGAAGGTCATCTTGAGGTTCTGGAGGCTGTGCAGCGCGAAGAAGGGCGCGGACACGCCCACCGCCGCGTTCCAGGCCACCTGGTAGGTGAGGACCCGGCGCGCGTTGTCATCCTTGAAAGGGACGAGCGCGCCCTTGAGCTCCAGGGGCGGCGTGGTGCCCGGCGGCGCCGGGTCGTGCTGCGACGCCATGAGCAGGGTGGTGACGACGCCCAGTACACACGCGCCCAGCGCGAGCAGGGGCAGGGCCACGCCCACGCCCACGCCGCCAGCCGGGCGCAGCCGGTCCAGCAGCAGGCCCGCGCACAGGGAAGCCAGGGTTCCCGCCAGCGTGGTGAGCGCGGTGCGGCGCCCGAAGAAGCGGCCCCGGACGGCGCGGGGCACCAGCTCCCCCATCCACGCCACCCAGGCGTTGTTGCCCACGACGCTCAGCGCCGCGGAGACGCCCGCCACCGTCAGCAGCAGGCGCTGCTGGGATTCGAAGGGCAGGCCCAGCCAGGGCAGCACCGCCAGGGGAAACATCACCACGCGTGACAGGCACACCGCGGTGAGGGCCACGCGCCGGTGTCCGAAGAGGCCCGTCAGCCAGGCCGCGGGGAACTGGACGAACTGCGCGAAGAAGGGCAGGGCTGTCATCACCCCCACCAGGAAGGGCCCCAGCTTCAGGGCAATGGCCCACGCGGTGAGCACCGTGGCGCCGGCGCACGCGGTGAAGACCTCCGAGAACATGCCCTCCACCACGGAGACGCCCAGCGTCCGCCGCAGGCGGCCATGCGGCTGGTGCGCGGTGGCGCCGGGGCCCTCCACGGGGGGCGCCCCCAACAGCGGGCGGACGAGCCGGGGAGGGACGCGCCGGGCCGGAACAGCGGCACCGCGGAAGCAAGAGAAGCGAAGCTGCGGAGGAACTGCCGACGGAGGGCTGCGCGAGTCACAGGTCCGCTCTCTGTCGCACGCTCCGCCGCGCCCCCTCAATCCACCCCCAGTCGCCCCCAGGGCGCCCGGCCGCTCTCCGGGCGGGGACGGCGCGCCTGTCCCACATCCGCTGGCACCGCTGCGCGCCTGGCTGCTGGGCAGCGCTGGAATCAGGTGCAGTTCAAGCGGTCTTGAACTATATGAACGGACGAGGAGACGGCGCACTATGGATCTGGCTCGGGAGCTGACGGAGTTTCTGGGGGCGGTGGAGCAGCGGCTTGGCACCACCCTGGTGGATGGCAACGCCGGTCCGGACGTGAAGGGCGACACGCTGATGGAGGCGGCCCGTCACCTCTGTCTGGGCAGCGGGAGCAAGCGCGCGCGTCCCATGCTGGCGCGGCTGTTCGGCGGCGCGGTGGGCGTTCCGGCGGAGCGGCTGGTGGACGTGGCGGTGGCCGCGGAGCTCATCCACTCCGCCAGCTTGCTGCACGACGACGTGGTGGACGCGGGCATGTTCCGGCGGGGCCGTCCCACGGTGAACGCGCGGTGGGGCAACATCGTCGCGGTGATGAGCGGCGACCTCATCCTGTCCACGGGCCTGCACCAGTTGTCCCTGCTGGACGCGCGGCTGACGCGCAGCGCGCTGTCGGTCGTCTCGGAGATGACCCGCGCCGCCATCGCCGAGGTGGAGGCCCGGGGCGACCTGGACCTGCCGCTCAACCGGCTGCGCTTCATCGCCGAGGGCAAGACGGGCTCGCTGTTCGGCTGGTGTGGCAACGCGGCGGCGACGCTGGCGGAGCACCCCGAGGCGGTGGAGCGCTTCGATGGCTTCGGGCGTCACCTGGGCGTGGCGTTCCAGATCGCGGACGACATCCGCGACATCCTGGGCACGGACGTGGGCAAGCCGCGCTACGCGGACGTGCACTCGCGCACGCCCTCCATGCCCATCCTCCTGGCGGTGGCCAAGGACGAGTCGCTGCGGCGCAAGCTGAAGGACGCGTGGGCGTTCGCCGCCATCACACCGGAGCGGACGAAGGAGATTGGCGCCGCCATCGAGGCCACCGGCGCGGTGGACGCGTCCATGGCGCGGATGAACGTGGAGATCGAGGCCGCGCTCGACAAGCTGGGCCACTTCGCGCAGGAGCCCGCGGGCGCGGAGCTGGTGAGCTGGGCGCGGAGGCTGTCGGCCGGCATCGCCGAACAGGTCCAGGGGCGCGCTGCATGAAAGGCTACCTGTGGACGGGGGGACCCGGGAGCCCGAGCTCGGAGGCGCCGCCAGCGGATGGCCGGCTGGCGCCCTGGGAGGCCATCGCGGTGGACGCGGTGGGAAACGTCATTGAATTCTGGGGGTTCAAGCGCAACCAGGGCCGCGTGTGGGCCCTGCTGTACCTGCGCGGTGAGCCGCTGACGGCCGGCGAAATCGAGCGCGAGCTGGACCTGTCCAAGGGCGGCGTCTCCATGCTGCTGCGTGACCTGGAGCGCTGGGGCGTCATCCAGCGCGTGCGCCTGCCCCAGGACACCGTCTGGCGCTACGGCGCGGAGAACGACCTGGTGCGGATGGTGACGCACGTCATCGAGGAGCGCGAGGCGGGCTTCGTGGCGCGCATCCGCGCCGACCTGGCGGAGGCCCGGCGGCTGGCCGAGTCCCATGAGGGGCTCCCCCCGGACCGGCTGCTGCGGCTGGAGAAGATGGCCACGCTGGCGGAGCACGTGGAGCGCGCGCTGCGCCTGTTCATCAAGACGTCCCGGCTGGACGTGTCCGGCGTGCTGTCCGTCTTCCGGGACGAGGCCACCGGCGGCCGCCGGGGCTCCAAGTAGTCAGAAGAGGCGGACATGGATTCGCATTACGACCAGGTGATGAAGGCGCGCGCGGGCGCGGACCCGACGGCCACGCGCCTGTACTTCGCGTACTCGACCATCCTGGACCGGGCCGCGTTCGAAGAGTGGCGTTCGCAGCACGGCTACGACTTCTTCGAGCTGCCCGAAGGCCGGCTGGCCGAGGCCCTGGACGTGGACCTGGTCTACGACTTCCCGTCACGCTGGTGGGGCGGGCGCGTCGCGGGGTTGAAGGACGCCGCGGGCCAGAAGGTGTACGGCCGCCTGTTCGAGATTCGCGGGCAGGACTGGCCCATCATCCAGCACAAGGAAGGCTTCGTCACCAGCATGTGCGTGGAGCGTCCGGTGCGGGTCCGGGTGGAGGGGCAGGAGGTGGAGGCCACGGCCTTCGTCACGAACCCGCGCCGCGCGTCCGCGGACGGCCCGGTCAGCCCCCGCTTCGTGGAGGCGCTGGTGCGGGGTGCCCGGTCCGCGGGGCTCCCCGAGGCCTACGTGGAGCGCCTGACGCGCGGCGAGTAGCGCGCGTCCGTTCCGTACGTCCGAGGACAGAAAACCGGCGCGATGGCTTCCCATCGCGCC
Proteins encoded in this window:
- a CDS encoding polyprenyl synthetase family protein, producing the protein MDLARELTEFLGAVEQRLGTTLVDGNAGPDVKGDTLMEAARHLCLGSGSKRARPMLARLFGGAVGVPAERLVDVAVAAELIHSASLLHDDVVDAGMFRRGRPTVNARWGNIVAVMSGDLILSTGLHQLSLLDARLTRSALSVVSEMTRAAIAEVEARGDLDLPLNRLRFIAEGKTGSLFGWCGNAAATLAEHPEAVERFDGFGRHLGVAFQIADDIRDILGTDVGKPRYADVHSRTPSMPILLAVAKDESLRRKLKDAWAFAAITPERTKEIGAAIEATGAVDASMARMNVEIEAALDKLGHFAQEPAGAELVSWARRLSAGIAEQVQGRAA
- a CDS encoding GbsR/MarR family transcriptional regulator; the protein is MKGYLWTGGPGSPSSEAPPADGRLAPWEAIAVDAVGNVIEFWGFKRNQGRVWALLYLRGEPLTAGEIERELDLSKGGVSMLLRDLERWGVIQRVRLPQDTVWRYGAENDLVRMVTHVIEEREAGFVARIRADLAEARRLAESHEGLPPDRLLRLEKMATLAEHVERALRLFIKTSRLDVSGVLSVFRDEATGGRRGSK
- a CDS encoding gamma-glutamylcyclotransferase — encoded protein: MDSHYDQVMKARAGADPTATRLYFAYSTILDRAAFEEWRSQHGYDFFELPEGRLAEALDVDLVYDFPSRWWGGRVAGLKDAAGQKVYGRLFEIRGQDWPIIQHKEGFVTSMCVERPVRVRVEGQEVEATAFVTNPRRASADGPVSPRFVEALVRGARSAGLPEAYVERLTRGE